GGGGACGTCTTTGTTCTCTTCCAGACATTGATGAGTGTTTAACTTCCTCCTGCGAGGGCCTCTGTGTGAACACGGAAGGCGGATTTGTCTGTGAATGTGGGCCGGGCATGCAGCTCTCTGCCAACCGACACAGCTGCCAAGGTGAGTGCCCACCGGGGAAGGGTGGCAAGGAGGAGAAATCTATCTGAGAACTTCTGCTATAAGAGATGAAACACAAGCAGATGGTGAGAGCAGGTTGAAAGGAAGGCAGGAAAGAGGCCCAAAACAacaacagcgtggtttagtgggtagagcccgggcctgggagtcagaaggctctgggttctaatcctggctccaccacttgtctgctgcatgaccttgggcaagtcacttaacttctctgggcctcagttacctcatctataaaatggggattaaagctatgagccccatgtgggacagggactgtgtccaacctgattagcttttatctgtcccagatcttagaacagtgcttggcacctagtaagcgctaaacaagtatctatctcaccgctgacccctcgcccacatcctacctctggaatgaatgctcttcctcctcaaatccgatagacaattactctccccccttcaaagccttattgaaggcaaacctcctccaagaggccttccctgtctaaacccccctttcctcttctcccactcacttctgcgtcgccctgacttgctccctttgttcttcccccctcccagccccacagaacttatgtacatatctgtcacttatttctgtaatttatttatttatattaacacctgtctccccccccccgatctagactttgagctctttgtgggtagggaatgtgtctgtttatcatcgtatggtgttctcccaagcacttagtgcagtggtctgcacatagtaagtgctcaataaatacgatggaatgaatgaatgaagtaccataataatagtaataatattattattaataataaaaaacccaaacaaccaAGATATgttgcaggaaggaaggaaggtgggtAACTGGAAGTAGCTGGTCACGTTTTTCGGCACGGAGGAAGGGGAGTCCATAAATTTGAACCTCTGCCCTAGCGACGGCGGGGAAAGGGCTGCCAGAAACCTTTCATTTCAGACACAGATGAATGCTTGGGAACGCCTTGCCAGCAGAGATGCAAGAACAGCATTGGCAGCTATAGATGTTCGTGTAGAACTGGCTTTCACCTCCATGGAAACCGGCACTCCTGTGTAGGTAAGGCCCACCTGAATAGGTAAGGCCCACGAAGGTCAACGAGAGAAACACCAGCGACAGGAAAATGCCAATAGCCTGGCAGCCCGAGTCAACCAAAatgccccttcttccttcccggGCCTCACAGAAACCTCCAGGTTTTCAGTAGTCGTCTTTCACCATGTCGCGTTTCTCCTCAGGTAATTAATTCCATCTGTCGTTTTCCCAGGAATACCCCAGTTCACCCACATTCTGTACTTTGGTGGTAATGTATCTTAGGGCCAAGGCTACCGGGAGTTAAAGGCTGTGCCCTGAGATTTCAACCCGTCGACAGCGTAAAGAAACACTCGGAGGAGATAGTTTAGGAATCTGGGTAGTTGGGCTTGAAGTCAAAgaggtagtaatagcatttatcaagtgtCCATTtggtgccatacactgtactaggtgcttgggaagtgcagaataaccaagtgacacattccctggccagaaGGAGCCTCAACTCAGACGGGGGAGATAAACAGAGAATTATTTACAGTACTGTCAGCATGAGTAAACTGAACAGACACGAGTGCTATGCAGGGTGTAGATAAGGCTAGGCTGAAGGGATGACATGGTTTAGGGTCTGGGAAATGAATACGGGAAAgtgttttggaggaggtggggttttagaagggatttgaaagGAGCATTTGGTTCCTCAAGGAGCTGGGGCAGTCACAGAGGAAACACTGAACATTATTGTTGAACATTACATTGAAAATACAGTCCCCCTGTAGATTCCTCTCTGAGAGCgggaatcctgtctaccaactctatcatattctgttttcccaagtgtttagtatagtgctgtgcccacagctagtgctcaataaataccatcgatccacTGACTGAATAGAGCCGCTTTTTCTtatgggaagcaccatggcctagtggaaagagaatgggccttggagtcagaagacctggattctaatcccggctctgccgcttgtctgctgtgtgacctcggccaagccacttaatttctctgtgcttcagtttcttcgcctgcaaaatggggattcaatacctgttctccctcctacttagactacgagccccacttaggactgggactctttccaacccaattaccggGCATcaatcccagtacagtgcttgatgcataatagtaagtgcttaacaaccaccacaattattattattattattgctgttattcttGGATGGGGGTGAAGCTGTGATAGCAGCTTTGGGGAAGTAGCTGGCGCTGCTCACTTGCTGATCCCTCCTGCAGATGTTAATGAATGTCGGCGGCCCAGCGAGAAGCGCGTCTGTCAACACTCTTGTTACAACACCTTGGGGAGTTTCCGGTGCACCTGCCGTCCTGGGTTTCGACTCAGCGCAGACAGGGTGTCTTGTGAAGGTGAGtggtctttctctctttctccctcctctccctccctccctctatccctccctcccccttcctctctcgctctcctttcctctctcccccctctctttccctcacatACTTTTTCTTTTCATCTCAATCACCCACCTTTTTTCTCCattgttctttctttccttctctctcatccattcattccactCGAGAAAGCTGATTATCCAGTTAGCttggataattaaaaaaaaatctctgctgtGTGCCTGTTAGAGATAGTCAAGCCCCATATTTTCAGTTTTCTTAAGAGTACCTGAATTAACCTCAAGTGCTCTAGCTTGAATAAAAACCATCCTTCTAaacctctcttctttttttccctctctcccatcctccttgactttctccctctttATTCGCTCCTCCTGTATTTCCATTCACTGATAGCATCTGGGAGCCTATCTGACAACGCTGAGCACATCTGGGAGTCGAGAgacttgccactggcctgctgtgtgactttggacaggtcgcttAAACTCACCgagcctgtttccccatctgtaaaatggggattgtagtGCCCGCCTCTCCCTGTTTCTCACGGCTGCTGTGAGGATGGACTAAAGTAATAATATCTGAAGATTTTTttcagtgacatttgttaaacgatAGATATAAGCCAGCGAGCTTGAACACAGACcgtacccacatggggcttgcagtcttaatccccgttttacagatgaggaaacagaggcacaaagaagttagtgacttttccaaggtcacacagcagacaagtggcggagctcagattagaaaccaggtcctctgactcccaggcccatgctctatccactaggccatgctgcttccccatgaaggTACATGGGGAAAAAATCGAGGAACCATTCAATTTCAAGGCACTCATTTTCTAATTTCTTCCCTCACCATCTGTCgcctctgtttctcctctccaCTTTGTGCTGATTCCTTCACCCCAACCTCTACCAGCATTTCCCTTTCTCGTTTCTGCATCTCCGTCATTATTCTATTGTGAAAGCGAGAGGCTCGTTTCTAGTTCGGGAAAGCCAAAGTGGGTTTTGCCAATGTGGGACTACTGTGCTTCCTTTACAGGGTTTCCTAAAGTTGCGCCGGCTCCATCTGCTCTCCTCCAATCCCTGCAACAACCTCCGAAGCTGCTGTTACTCATTCCAGATTCAGGGCTGCCCGCCTTGCCCTCTGggcactctcctcctccccgggcccccgggcccccaccGATAACTGGATCCAGGGTCCGTCCCTTACCGACCTCAGCGTTGCCTGCGTTTTCTACCTCGTCCTTCCCTCGCGGGCCCTCTGCCCCTTCAGCCACGGCCTCTCCGAGTGTTTCCCCGCAGACGGTAACAGGGTCAACGTCACCGCCGGCAGGTCTGctacccccttctctcctccaagccGAGGCGACggtgacccccgccccgccccctccctcggtcACTCGACTTTCACCGACGCCTTCTCGGTGCTGGCACCAGGGAGCGTCCCGCGAACACGGCAGTCACTGGCTAGAGCCTGGGTGTTCGCAGTGTGGATGCCAGGTGAGCGAGTATGGGTGTTCTGTCTTTCTCCCAAACCGGTGCCTCTCGTTATTGGTTTAGTGATAGACCTGGTCTTTCCTGTTTCAGGATGGGGAGGTGGTGTGTGAAGTGATGAAATGTGAAATTGCTTGTTCCCACCCGCTTCCCATCAAAGATGGGGGGTGCTGCCCAACCTGTTCAGGTGAGAACTGACTCAAGAGGGGGTTACCTTTTGATGATAGAGacattctcttttctccccatttctcttccctccaaACCCACACTCCCCAGTAGAGTAGTACAGTAGACCCCTGTCAGTACTTGGGGATGGCCCATTCCAAAAGGTTGAGGGTGTGAGATGTGctatctgagcgcttagtacagtgctctgcaaagagtaagcgttcagtaccCTAAATGTCCAAAGCCTCCACCTTCTGAGTCCTTTGCGTGGCCTTCATTGTGGTCATTCCGGGTCCTTTGTGAACTCACAGTGAGTCTCATTAATCCTTAAGGATCCTGTTCCAAATCCTAGTTTTTCCCCTAGAGATCCCTGCCTCATATGGCCACAGTCCCAGAAATCCCCAGGCTGCAGAGATGATCTCTTCCAGGGCTTGAAACGTTTCCCCTGAGGTGTCAGATTTCCACAAGCATCGGTGCCGATCCACCCTCCTGGAccgcaggagaagggaggggtgtgTGCCACTTCCTTCActtggaaggagggaagcagcatggcctagtggatagagcacaggcctggggtcagaaggacctgggttctaatcccagctccgccacttgtctgatgtgtgacctggggcaagtcacttaacttctctgtgcctcagttacctcatctgttaaatggagtttaagagggtgagccccatgtgggacagggagcacgTCCAATCggtttaacttgtatttaccccagctcctagaacagtgcttgacacaaagtaagtgtttaatgaataccatgattgttattattggcTGTTTCTCCCAAAGCTCAGACCGTACTGGCCACCACCCATGCCACCCTGCCACAAATATACCATTGCTCCCGGGTCGTAGGTCCTTGCCTCTTGAGCAGAGGAATGGACACACCAGAGAGAGTGGGGGTGGGCATGAGAAGGAGGCAGACTCCTGGAAGCTGCAGGGCTAGGGCCGATCAGTCCCCCGGCTTGGAGAGAAAAGCAGCCATCTTGCGCGTGTCCCGGGAGTTGGCCATGCCTGGGGTATGAGGTAATTGGAATGTAGAGGGCTGAAGGTTCTGCGACAGTTGGTCTGACCCTCAGCAagctaggggaggggaggggcccagggCCTTACCTCCTTTTCTAGAGGCAGCTGAAGGGGAAGAATTGGCCCTCCAATCTGGGGAAAACGGATCCCCTGATGCGGGAAGGTAATCTTAGCAAATGGAGGAATTCAGGGCTCTGGTTAGGGAACCTGGAGGAGGAGACCCTCCCAGGCAGAGGGCTTTGCTTTCTTTTGCCTTCCCACACCCTTTCGTCAGAGATTTACCTTTACCTTCTAATCTGCTGGAGATAAAggatatgtgggacaacctaccctCTGTGGAGTGGTGAACCGGCTTCTGTCTTTGCTCATCAAGGCTAATCACTAGAGGATATTACAGTCACTTCCCAGGGTCTTTGAACCTATCTAATCCATGTCCCCAGAAACtctctcgtcctgcctctggactgggcCGCCCATTTGCTTAGCAGGCCTTAGTGGGTTTAATAGGCCTCGAGTTTCCTGTTCCCCCCTAAGGAGAGCCgaatttcttttttgtttctcaTAGGCTGTTTTCACGAGGGCGTGACCAGAGCTGAAGGAGACGTCTTTTCACCTCCCAGCGAGAACTGCACGATCTGTGTCTGTCTTGTAAGTTTTTGGGCTTCCCAGATAGCCGGTAGGGTTTTCGGTTCATTCTCCGGGAGTTTTAGGAAAGGGACGAGGAAACATTGAAAGGCCAAGAGCAGAAGGTGAACCAAGAAGTAACAAAGATGCCTGTCTTAAGGAGAGCTAGTGAGTTCTGGGTCTAGACTGAACCCTGGAGCACTTAGAAAAACCTCAGCAGAGGAAACATCAGAGTTGCTAGAAGAATCATTTGAAGGTCCTGGGGTCAGAGGATCCTGGTGAATGCAAAAGAACAAACTAGACAACAGGCTCCATCTGTTTATAAAAGGAGAAGTGGAGGAACAAGGTCAGGGAAGCCTCAGGAAATTGCTAATTAACTAGGCTGAAGGTCTCTCCCGGAAAAGTATCTGCTGATCTAATAAGGAATTCAGTGTGTAAACATCTGGGACTCTCGTGGTACATAATTCAAAAGTcagcttattttatttattctttatggtatttgttaagtgcttactataagcctgGCAATGTTCTGAACTctaggggaagatacagagtaatcaggttggacacagtccatgtcccacgtggggatcacagtcttaatccacattttacagatgaggtaactgagacacagagaagttaagtgacttgcccaatgtcacacaacagaaaagtggaagagctgggattagtacccaggtccttctgactcccaggtccgtgctctgtccactaggccacactgcttctctgaaagattACATATTAAAGAACCgatccgttgtattgtactcttccaagagcttagcacagggttctgcacccagtaagcgctcaataaatgtcattgattggtcACTTCGTAAATGTTGTTTTTGGTCCAGGAGATACGACTGGAGATCTACAGGGATAGGATTGGGTTTGAGGCATGCAGTGGGGCATGCCGTATAATATCATTGGCATTAACTCCATTTATTGAACAATTTCAGTGTGTAAGGTTCGGTATTAGGTTCCTGGGAATatacaatagaaataaaaagcagactctgccctcgaggagcttaaatcTAAAGGAAGAGCTTATATTTCCTTATTTAGTAATAGTGGTGATAGTAACGGTAGTgataatgctatttactgagcatctcctgAGTACAAAACACTATTGagcactgggaaaagtacaacagaaacctgtgatgtatgtcattcattcattcgattgtatttattgagtgcttattttgtgcagagcactgtactaagcacttggaaagtacaattcagcaatgaacagagacaatccctgcccacaatgggtttacagtctagaagtggggagacagacatcaaaacaagtaaacaggcattaatataaatgaatagaattatagatatgtacatatgtacacaaggtctgtggggcagggagggggtgtatgggaaagggagcgagtcagggtgatggagaggggaggggaggctgaggaaaagggggccttttCCTCTTTTGTGTATTGTATTGTGTATTGTGTCCTACTCCCAATAAAATTCGTATTCTAacaagggagggagacattaaaaacTACTTACAAATAGAAGGTTcaggtgataacaataataataatgatagtattcattgagcacttactatctgtcgagCACTGATCTTAActgtgggctagatacaagataatcaggttgataatcagtccctgtcccacaaggggctcacagtctacataggtggATGGGtttccatttaacagaagagataactgaggcccccagaaggaaagcgacttgtccaaagttacacagcaggcaagtggcagagccgggattcaaactcaggtcctcggactcccgggctcatgttctttccaccagttcatgctgcttctcgatatgctTGTCAATATGCATATACACAAAGGAACAGAGGAtgggtacaaataaatacatcagAAGGACCAGAGGTGGCCTTTGGGTTGCTCCAATTTGGGTTATTtggaactaatcagggaaggcttgctggaggaggacACGCTAGAGACATTGTCAGGAATTAACTTTGAATGAGATTCTGGGGGGGAACTACAAAAAAAATAACACACAATCCCATTGCAGAGGTGCTGCAtgtcatagtggaaagaggacaggactggaagtcaggaggcctggcttctaattcaggcaagtcacttgacctcggtttcctcattcataaagtggatattaaatgcctgttctccctctcttcaagggTTAGGGctggtgtccgatctgattgcattgcacttaccccagcgctcagcaagatgcttaggacatagtaagtgcttgacaagtagtggGAAGCATCCAGTTTAATGGAAGAGAAAGGACAAGAGAAGAAAGGCAACCACGCCCTTATATTAAAGGTTCCAATGCCAGGACATAAAAACTAAGCACCGTAAATCATGTAAACGTAGACCCCCCCAggccgggattgtgtctgccacctctcctgtattgtactctcccaagtgcataggacagtgctctgctcacagtaagcgctcaacaaaaactactgattgattgactgatgattgattatGAAGACATagataagtgctggagtggggggAGTGGATTGTTTGAACACGGTTTACTGGGGCCGATAGATGGGAAGACGAAGCAGAAGGTAAGGTTTTGgagtttgaaaggagaggaaaagagagtgttTAGAAAAGCAGAGGAGATGAGGTAATAAATGTCAAGAAACTTGACACACACTAGCCGCCACTCAAGAGGCTGAGTTTGAAAGACTCCAGGCACCCTTCTCTGGTAAAGAAATGCATGTGGTAAAAGCTGAGGCCGGCAGAAGAAATGAAGTCGCAGGAGGGAACACGAATTAAGACCCCTGCTCGGAGCCTCAGAAGATTCTCTGGTACGTGAGTGGGCTTCCTTCTTCATTTGTaatccatttccttctcttcctcctctctccagtcagGAAATGTGTCGTGTATCACTCCCGAATGTCCCCCTGGTCCTTGCCTGACTCCTCCGCAGTCGGATTGCTGCTCCTGTGTTCCGGGTGAGTCTTTGGTTTGTTTCAAGCTTGCTGGGTGTGGGGTAAAGGAGGTGGCCAAGGAAAGGGTGatgaaggagggcagggggactAATGATTTCTGGCTTAGCGTAACTAGGTCTGTAGGGCCCAGAACCCAGAATGGGGGTGCCTGTGTCTCTGAATGCTGCTGCtgtaatttttttccccagaggcTGACTCCGGCAGCTTTCTCAGTGGTGCAAAACCCAGagctgtggggttttttgttttgctgtgttttttttaaaaaatgatatttaatgatggtatttgttaagcgctatgtgccgagcactgttctaagcactgggatagatacaaggtgatcaggttgtcccacgtgggactcacaatcttaatccctgttttccatatgaggtaactgaggcccgcagaagttaagtgacttacccaaagtcacacagctgacaagtgcttacGATGGGCTGGAAATtggactatgcactggggtagatacaagctaagcagcttggacacagtccatgtcacacatggggctcacagtcctaaaccccattttacagataagggagatgaggcacagaaaagttaagtgacttgccctaagtcacacaacagacaagcaggaagcaacatggcctagcgaaaagaacacaggcctgggagtcagaggacccggattctaatcgcagctctgccactttgctgctgtgtgaccttcggcaaggtTCTAGATCTgaagcttattgaaggcagggaatgtcactgtttattgctctattgtactttcccaagtgcttagtacagtggtctgcacatagtaagcgctcaataaataggatcaaatgaatcccttaacttctctgtgtctcagttctcctgttttccttcttatctggactgtgagccccatgtgggacagggactgtgtccaacctaattcacttgcatctagcccagtgcttagaagagtgtttgacacatggtaagtgcttaacaaatacggggCCCCATTCCAATGAAGTCGTTGCATTcccagcacgggccagggagtcagaggacccgggttctaatcccagctctgccacttgtctgctgtgtgaccttgggcaacccacttgaattctctttgcctcatttacctcatttgaaaaatgaggataaagactgtgagccctctgtgggacag
This portion of the Ornithorhynchus anatinus isolate Pmale09 chromosome 3, mOrnAna1.pri.v4, whole genome shotgun sequence genome encodes:
- the VWCE gene encoding von Willebrand factor C and EGF domain-containing protein isoform X11, whose protein sequence is MLAGLLLRAACAWLLVPGAWARAAMARKKADSFAPDRRRLGPHVCFSGFGRGCCPGWMPSLGSGQCTLPLCSYGCGSGLCVAPNVCSCRDGEQGLTCPEPPGPCGEYGCDLTCNHGGCQEVARVCPVGFSMTETAIGIRCTDIDECLTSSCEGLCVNTEGGFVCECGPGMQLSANRHSCQDTDECLGTPCQQRCKNSIGSYRCSCRTGFHLHGNRHSCVDVNECRRPSEKRVCQHSCYNTLGSFRCTCRPGFRLSADRVSCEGFPKVAPAPSALLQSLQQPPKLLLLIPDSGLPALPSGHSPPPRAPGPPPITGSRVRPLPTSALPAFSTSSFPRGPSAPSATASPSVSPQTVTGSTSPPAGLLPPSLLQAEATVTPAPPPPSVTRLSPTPSRCWHQGASREHGSHWLEPGCSQCGCQDGEVVCEVMKCEIACSHPLPIKDGGCCPTCSGCFHEGVTRAEGDVFSPPSENCTICVCLSGNVSCITPECPPGPCLTPPQSDCCSCVPAKCYFHGQTYADGAKFTGDGDGCTICTCRVAPLTTMGLSFQSDRSGPPVIPMPQ
- the VWCE gene encoding von Willebrand factor C and EGF domain-containing protein isoform X9 — its product is MLAGLLLRAACAWLLVPGAWARAAMARKKADSFAPDRRRLGPHVCFSGFGRGCCPGWMPSLGSGQCTLPLCSYGCGSGLCVAPNVCSCRDGEQGLTCPEPPGPCGEYGCDLTCNHGGCQEVARVCPVGFSMTETAIGIRCTDIDECLTSSCEGLCVNTEGGFVCECGPGMQLSANRHSCQDTDECLGTPCQQRCKNSIGSYRCSCRTGFHLHGNRHSCVDVNECRRPSEKRVCQHSCYNTLGSFRCTCRPGFRLSADRVSCEGFPKVAPAPSALLQSLQQPPKLLLLIPDSGLPALPSGHSPPPRAPGPPPITGSRVRPLPTSALPAFSTSSFPRGPSAPSATASPSVSPQTVTGSTSPPAGLLPPSLLQAEATVTPAPPPPSVTRLSPTPSRCWHQGASREHGSHWLEPGCSQCGCQDGEVVCEVMKCEIACSHPLPIKDGGCCPTCSGCFHEGVTRAEGDVFSPPSENCTICVCLSGNVSCITPECPPGPCLTPPQSDCCSCVPAKCYFHGQTYADGAKFTGDGDGCTICTCRVAPLTTMGLSFQSDRSGPPVIPVSYASARCLSELQEDRLCGDVSSSDSDSRTVLPGLLCRMHVHRENLLQQ
- the VWCE gene encoding von Willebrand factor C and EGF domain-containing protein isoform X6, whose product is MLAGLLLRAACAWLLVPGAWARAAMARKKADSFAPDRRRLGPHVCFSGFGRGCCPGWMPSLGSGQCTLPLCSYGCGSGLCVAPNVCSCRDGEQGLTCPEPPGPCGEYGCDLTCNHGGCQEVARVCPVGFSMTETAIGIRCTDIDECLTSSCEGLCVNTEGGFVCECGPGMQLSANRHSCQDTDECLGTPCQQRCKNSIGSYRCSCRTGFHLHGNRHSCVDVNECRRPSEKRVCQHSCYNTLGSFRCTCRPGFRLSADRVSCEGFPKVAPAPSALLQSLQQPPKLLLLIPDSGLPALPSGHSPPPRAPGPPPITGSRVRPLPTSALPAFSTSSFPRGPSAPSATASPSVSPQTVTGSTSPPAGLLPPSLLQAEATVTPAPPPPSVTRLSPTPSRCWHQGASREHGSHWLEPGCSQCGCQDGEVVCEVMKCEIACSHPLPIKDGGCCPTCSGCFHEGVTRAEGDVFSPPSENCTICVCLSGNVSCITPECPPGPCLTPPQSDCCSCVPAKCYFHGQTYADGAKFTGDGDGCTICTCRNGEVECSFTPCPELECPREQWVLGPGQCCFTCREPPSVTGCSLDDNGIEFPIGQIWSPGDPCELCICQCLSLSGRCLSELQEDRLCGDVSSSDSDSRTVLPGLLCRMHVHRENLLQQ
- the VWCE gene encoding von Willebrand factor C and EGF domain-containing protein isoform X10, which produces MLAGLLLRAACAWLLVPGAWARAAMARKKADSFAPDRRRLGPHVCFSGFGRGCCPGWMPSLGSGQCTLPLCSYGCGSGLCVAPNVCSCRDGEQGLTCPEPPGPCGEYGCDLTCNHGGCQEVARVCPVGFSMTETAIGIRCTDIDECLTSSCEGLCVNTEGGFVCECGPGMQLSANRHSCQDTDECLGTPCQQRCKNSIGSYRCSCRTGFHLHGNRHSCVDVNECRRPSEKRVCQHSCYNTLGSFRCTCRPGFRLSADRVSCEGFPKVAPAPSALLQSLQQPPKLLLLIPDSGLPALPSGHSPPPRAPGPPPITGSRVRPLPTSALPAFSTSSFPRGPSAPSATASPSVSPQTVTGSTSPPAGLLPPSLLQAEATVTPAPPPPSVTRLSPTPSRCWHQGASREHGSHWLEPGCSQCGCQDGEVVCEVMKCEIACSHPLPIKDGGCCPTCSGCFHEGVTRAEGDVFSPPSENCTICVCLSGNVSCITPECPPGPCLTPPQSDCCSCVPAKCYFHGQTYADGAKFTGDGDGCTICTCRVAPLTTMGLSFQSDRSGPPVIPVSYASARQMPQ
- the VWCE gene encoding von Willebrand factor C and EGF domain-containing protein isoform X7 produces the protein MLAGLLLRAACAWLLVPGAWARAAMARKKADSFAPDRRRLGPHVCFSGFGRGCCPGWMPSLGSGQCTLPLCSYGCGSGLCVAPNVCSCRDGEQGLTCPEPPGPCGEYGCDLTCNHGGCQEVARVCPVGFSMTETAIGIRCTDIDECLTSSCEGLCVNTEGGFVCECGPGMQLSANRHSCQDTDECLGTPCQQRCKNSIGSYRCSCRTGFHLHGNRHSCVDVNECRRPSEKRVCQHSCYNTLGSFRCTCRPGFRLSADRVSCEGFPKVAPAPSALLQSLQQPPKLLLLIPDSGLPALPSGHSPPPRAPGPPPITGSRVRPLPTSALPAFSTSSFPRGPSAPSATASPSVSPQTVTGSTSPPAGLLPPSLLQAEATVTPAPPPPSVTRLSPTPSRCWHQGASREHGSHWLEPGCSQCGCQDGEVVCEVMKCEIACSHPLPIKDGGCCPTCSGCFHEGVTRAEGDVFSPPSENCTICVCLSGNVSCITPECPPGPCLTPPQSDCCSCVPAKCYFHGQTYADGAKFTGDGDGCTICTCRNGEVECSFTPCPELECPREQWVLGPGQCCFTCREPPSVTGCSLDDNGIEFPIGQIWSPGDPCRCLSELQEDRLCGDVSSSDSDSRTVLPGLLCRMHVHRENLLQQ
- the VWCE gene encoding von Willebrand factor C and EGF domain-containing protein isoform X5, producing MLAGLLLRAACAWLLVPGAWARAAMARKKADSFAPDRRRLGPHVCFSGFGRGCCPGWMPSLGSGQCTLPLCSYGCGSGLCVAPNVCSCRDGEQGLTCPEPPGPCGEYGCDLTCNHGGCQEVARVCPVGFSMTETAIGIRCTDIDECLTSSCEGLCVNTEGGFVCECGPGMQLSANRHSCQDTDECLGTPCQQRCKNSIGSYRCSCRTGFHLHGNRHSCVDVNECRRPSEKRVCQHSCYNTLGSFRCTCRPGFRLSADRVSCEGFPKVAPAPSALLQSLQQPPKLLLLIPDSGLPALPSGHSPPPRAPGPPPITGSRVRPLPTSALPAFSTSSFPRGPSAPSATASPSVSPQTVTGSTSPPAGLLPPSLLQAEATVTPAPPPPSVTRLSPTPSRCWHQGASREHGSHWLEPGCSQCGCQDGEVVCEVMKCEIACSHPLPIKDGGCCPTCSGCFHEGVTRAEGDVFSPPSENCTICVCLSGNVSCITPECPPGPCLTPPQSDCCSCVPAKCYFHGQTYADGAKFTGDGDGCTICTCRNGEVECSFTPCPELECPREQWVLGPGQCCFTCREPPSVTGCSLDDNGIEFPIGQIWSPGDPCELCICQADASVSCKRTDCVETCPHPIRIPGQCCPDCSAGCTYTGRIFYNNETFPSVLDPCLSCICLVPVCFL
- the VWCE gene encoding von Willebrand factor C and EGF domain-containing protein isoform X8: MLAGLLLRAACAWLLVPGAWARAAMARKKADSFAPDRRRLGPHVCFSGFGRGCCPGWMPSLGSGQCTLPLCSYGCGSGLCVAPNVCSCRDGEQGLTCPEPPGPCGEYGCDLTCNHGGCQEVARVCPVGFSMTETAIGIRCTDIDECLTSSCEGLCVNTEGGFVCECGPGMQLSANRHSCQDTDECLGTPCQQRCKNSIGSYRCSCRTGFHLHGNRHSCVDVNECRRPSEKRVCQHSCYNTLGSFRCTCRPGFRLSADRVSCEGFPKVAPAPSALLQSLQQPPKLLLLIPDSGLPALPSGHSPPPRAPGPPPITGSRVRPLPTSALPAFSTSSFPRGPSAPSATASPSVSPQTVTGSTSPPAGLLPPSLLQAEATVTPAPPPPSVTRLSPTPSRCWHQGASREHGSHWLEPGCSQCGCQDGEVVCEVMKCEIACSHPLPIKDGGCCPTCSGCFHEGVTRAEGDVFSPPSENCTICVCLSGNVSCITPECPPGPCLTPPQSDCCSCVPAKCYFHGQTYADGAKFTGDGDGCTICTCRNGEVECSFTPCPELECPREQWVLGPGQCCFTCREPPSVTGCSLDDNGIEFPIGQIWSPGDPCELCICQMPQ